Proteins from one Sabethes cyaneus chromosome 2, idSabCyanKW18_F2, whole genome shotgun sequence genomic window:
- the LOC128737006 gene encoding nuclear inhibitor of protein phosphatase 1, producing MSNHYEIPSWAGKPPTGLHLDVMKDDKLIQKLMIDEKKCYLFGRNPQMNDFCIDHASCSRVHAAFVYHKHLNIAYLVDLGSTHGTYIGSVRLEPNKPTQLQINSQFHFGASTRHYMLRERPTVGSRSNIMEDIPMMDTSDGTYLGLPESQTELDNLTEYNTAHNRRISMLGIADETTSFKKNMKNKRKRKGVQFNEDEIIINPEDIDPSIGRFRNLIQSTVVPVAAKRTKFDINSMGFSALPSSGKSIQHSHSLVPSLYHGIDDHASDSRTNVGASSTPGFSFDMDTTPSGLTSKLGIILPNPAPDVNPISVTSSMMPPPLYNTSAPKNVKIVDKPDVSDEPKKKKYAKEQWPGRKPLGLGGF from the exons ATGTCCAATCACTATGAAATTCCATCCTG GGCCGGAAAGCCGCCGACAGGGTTACATTTAGATGTAATGAAAGACGACAAACTTATACAAAAGCTTATGATAGACGAAAAGAAATGCTATCTTTTCGGACGTAATCCCCAGATGAATGACTTTTGCATCGATCACGCGTCATGCTCAAGAGTACATGCAGCCTTCGTGTATCACAAACATCTTAACATAGCATACCTAGTGGATCTGGGCTCCACACATGGGACTTATATCGGTTCTGTACGGTTAGAGCCAAACAAGCCTACGCAGCTGCAGATTAACTCTCAGTTTCACTTTGGAGCTTCTACTAGGCACTATATGCTGAGAGAACGACCCACTGTTGGTTCACGATCAAATATTATGGAGGATATACCGATGATGGATACCAGCGATGGGACCTATCTAGGTCTGCCTGAGAGTCAAACCGAGCTGGAT AATTTAACCGAATACAACACTGCTCACAATCGACGAATTTCGATGCTAGGTATCGCTGACGAGACCACTAGCTTCAAAAAG AATATGAAAAATAAGCGAAAACGAAAAGGCGTTCAGTTCAATGAAGATGAAATCATTATCAATCCTGAAGATATTGATCCAAGTATCGGGCGCTTCCGAAACCTCATCCAGTCAACAGTGGTCCCGGTTGCAGCAAAAAGGACGAAATTCGACATCAACTCCATGG GTTTTTCTGCACTACCGTCATCTGGTAAATCAATACAACACTCGCATAGTTTGGTACCAAGTTTATATCACGGGATCGACGATCATGCAAGTGATAGCAGAACAAATGTGGGAGCAAGTAGCACTCCCGGATTTTCCTTTGACATGGACACAACTCCCAGCGGTCTAACTTCCAAACTGGGCATAATTTTACCCAATCCTGCACCTGATGTCAACCCTATTAGTGTGACTTCCTCCATGATGCCGCCCCCGCTGTACAACACCAGCGCTCCCAAAAACG TCAAAATAGTCGACAAGCCGGACGTATCCGATGAgccgaaaaagaagaaatacgCAAAGGAGCAGTGGCCGGGTAGAAAACCGTTAGGATTAGGAGGATTCTAG